One segment of Arthrobacter sp. MMS18-M83 DNA contains the following:
- a CDS encoding IS3 family transposase (programmed frameshift), whose product MPKQFPPEVRDRAVRMTLDRLSEYPSVYAACKALAPKLGVGPESLRRWVVQAQVDAGEKTGPSSDELEEIKRLRAEVRDLKESNEILKQASNFLREGARPSPPLICRFIDEMRAVGYAVESICAVLREQGAQVAARTYRAWKKRPPAPRTIEDARITDALRSLKVPDAKGRPRPEIIYGRRKMTQWLRRNGFPETSKHTMDRLMREEGMNGLIRGRKTRTTIPGKDGRRAGDLLNRDFTAPAPNRIWVTDFTYVPVYSGFVYVALVIDLYSRAIVGWETSTIKDTAFVEHCLRMALWRREHTGRPVPAGLIHHSDAGSQYTSIRYTETLALEGLQPSIGSVGDAYDNAAAETVMGLFKNEAVAKDSPFRAGALKTETEVMEIVFEWVHWYNTERLHSALDHQTPEEFEQAYYAREIGSLPDVAANKQAA is encoded by the exons ATGCCCAAGCAGTTCCCGCCCGAAGTCCGTGACCGTGCTGTGCGCATGACCTTGGATCGGTTGTCCGAATACCCGTCTGTTTATGCTGCCTGCAAGGCGCTGGCCCCGAAGCTCGGAGTCGGTCCTGAGTCGCTGCGCCGCTGGGTTGTCCAGGCCCAGGTCGATGCCGGTGAGAAGACCGGACCAAGCAGTGACGAGCTGGAGGAGATCAAGCGGCTTCGGGCCGAGGTTCGGGACTTGAAGGAGTCCAACGAGATCCTGAAACAGGCCTCGA ATTTTCTTCGCGAGGGAGCTCGACCCTCGCCGCCGCTGATCTGCCGGTTCATCGACGAAATGCGGGCTGTTGGTTATGCGGTCGAGTCGATCTGCGCCGTCCTGCGGGAGCAGGGCGCGCAGGTCGCCGCACGAACCTACCGGGCGTGGAAGAAACGCCCGCCGGCCCCGCGCACCATCGAAGACGCACGTATCACCGACGCACTCCGCAGCTTGAAAGTCCCCGATGCGAAGGGACGCCCCAGGCCCGAGATTATCTACGGGAGGCGGAAGATGACGCAGTGGCTGCGCCGTAACGGCTTCCCGGAAACCTCCAAGCACACCATGGACCGGCTCATGCGCGAAGAAGGCATGAACGGCCTCATCAGAGGCCGCAAGACCCGCACCACAATCCCCGGCAAGGACGGCCGGCGCGCTGGCGACCTGCTGAATCGGGACTTCACCGCCCCGGCCCCGAACCGGATCTGGGTGACCGATTTCACCTACGTGCCGGTCTACTCCGGATTCGTCTACGTCGCATTGGTCATCGACCTGTACTCCCGGGCAATCGTCGGGTGGGAGACCTCAACGATCAAGGACACCGCGTTCGTCGAACACTGCCTGCGGATGGCACTGTGGCGCCGCGAGCACACCGGCCGGCCGGTACCGGCAGGACTGATCCATCACTCGGATGCGGGCAGCCAGTACACCTCCATCCGGTACACCGAGACCCTGGCCCTGGAGGGCCTGCAGCCATCCATTGGCAGCGTCGGTGATGCCTATGACAACGCTGCCGCGGAGACCGTGATGGGGCTCTTCAAGAACGAAGCTGTCGCGAAGGATTCACCCTTCCGCGCCGGCGCGTTGAAGACCGAAACCGAGGTGATGGAGATCGTCTTCGAGTGGGTCCACTGGTACAACACCGAACGCCTGCATTCCGCACTGGACCACCAGACGCCCGAGGAATTCGAGCAGGCATACTATGCTCGAGAAATCGGCTCGTTACCCGACGTCGCCGCCAACAAACAGGCGGCATGA
- a CDS encoding HpcH/HpaI aldolase/citrate lyase family protein: protein MTSSTAAESIRSTRRIPADIARSWLLVNAMKTELFDQSASSRADAIILDIEDAVDPSQKDIARGNVIDWLTAGGQAWVRINDATSPFWADDLAGLRGTPGLLGVMLAKTESADQVTESFHRMDGKTPVVALVESALGIEEANHIARAQGAFRLAFGSGDFRRDTGMAATPEAMAYPRAKLVVASRVGNLPGPIDGPTVGTNHPILREQTGITVTMGMTGKLCLAIDQTTVINEVISPTPSDVAWATDFMNDFEANGRVIRDGSDLPRLGRAEKIMKLAVAFGVQPSL from the coding sequence CGCTCCTGGCTCCTCGTGAACGCCATGAAGACGGAGCTCTTCGACCAGTCGGCCTCATCGCGCGCGGACGCCATCATCCTTGACATCGAAGACGCCGTGGACCCGTCCCAGAAGGACATTGCCCGCGGCAACGTCATCGACTGGCTGACTGCCGGTGGCCAGGCCTGGGTCCGCATCAACGACGCCACGAGCCCGTTCTGGGCCGATGACCTCGCCGGACTCCGCGGTACGCCCGGCCTGTTGGGCGTCATGCTGGCCAAGACCGAGTCCGCGGACCAGGTCACCGAATCTTTCCACCGCATGGACGGCAAGACGCCGGTGGTCGCCCTCGTGGAGTCGGCCCTCGGTATCGAGGAAGCCAACCACATTGCCCGCGCCCAGGGTGCCTTCCGCTTGGCCTTCGGTTCGGGCGACTTCCGCCGGGACACTGGCATGGCCGCCACTCCTGAGGCGATGGCCTACCCCAGGGCCAAGCTGGTTGTCGCCAGCCGTGTGGGCAATCTCCCGGGCCCCATCGACGGCCCGACCGTCGGCACCAACCACCCGATCCTGCGCGAGCAGACCGGCATCACGGTGACCATGGGCATGACCGGCAAGCTCTGCCTGGCCATCGACCAGACCACGGTCATCAACGAGGTCATCAGCCCCACACCGTCGGACGTCGCTTGGGCCACCGACTTCATGAACGACTTCGAAGCCAACGGCAGGGTCATCCGCGACGGTTCCGACCTCCCGCGACTCGGCCGCGCTGAAAAGATCATGAAGCTCGCCGTGGCCTTCGGGGTCCAGCCCTCCCTGTAA